A window of Conger conger chromosome 13, fConCon1.1, whole genome shotgun sequence contains these coding sequences:
- the mlf1 gene encoding myeloid leukemia factor 1, with protein sequence MFNSLRRDFDEDPFFSDPFGAHNERVRGMMRSFSEPFGRGLEEGRGPEPRLEEGRGHRHSQGGPSSSLALRQDHMGMDLFRSPFHMMDNMMAGMRNRMDNMHRNMESLSTEPSSHSYSSSSVMTYSKVGEEPAKVFQAASQTRSAPGGVKETRRSLKDSESGVQKMAIGHHIHDRGHVIERKHNTHTGERELNQDFQNMDETEAQTFDEEWQREVSRFCPPAPLSRLQAPPPRAARRAAIAAPPDPRRGKLKAEERREPQEP encoded by the exons GGATCCGTTCGGGGCTCATAATGAGCGCGTGCGGGGGATGATGCGGAGCTTCTCCGAGCCGTTTGGGCGGGGCCtggaggaggggcggggcccTGAGCCGCGTCtggaggaggggcggggccacAGGCACAGTCAGGGCGGGCCCAGCTCCAGCCTTGCTCTGCGACAGGACCACatg ggcaTGGACCTCTTCAGAAGCCCCTTCCACATGATGGACAACATGATGGCTGGGATGAGGAACAGGATGGACAACATGCACAGGAACATG gagagCCTCTCCACAGAGCCCAGCTCACACTCCTACAGCTCCTCGTCAGTGATGACGTACTCTAaggtgggggaggagccagCCAAGGTGTTCCAGGCCGCCAGTCAAACACGGAGCGCTCCAGGAGGG GTGAAGGAGACGCGGCGCTCACTGAAGGACTCGGAGAGTGGGGTGCAGAAAATGGCGATCGGACACCACATCCACGACCGAGGTCACGTGATCGAGAGgaagcacaacacacacaccggaGAGCGAGAGCTCAACCAGGACTTCCAGAACATGGACGAga CTGAGGCACAGACGTTTGACGAGGAGTGGCAGAGGGAGGTGTCCCGGttctgcccccccgcccccctgtccCGCCtgcaggccccccccccccgggccgcCCGCCGAGCCGCCATCGCAGCCCCCCCAGATCCCCGGAG GGGGAAGCTGAaagcggaggagaggagagaaccGCAGGAACCCTGA